One Clupea harengus chromosome 3, Ch_v2.0.2, whole genome shotgun sequence DNA window includes the following coding sequences:
- the si:dkey-30c15.17 gene encoding crystal protein, giving the protein MMVIDHLSDENLLSTQLSNNIIGADGPSGLELDWDGGKVMGLPLDSGQSEAKSTVIDDGIFSPTNTDESSESEKGHAEIGHVDIAESIPGNHVESDIAKSSAIRHVEIDSVEPTDYFRSDSIESAESKSADNIGSESVESSDHVGGESVESADHVGSESVESSDHVGSESVESSADESEGPVVRVHGGSVRGLTLDKAHVFYGIPYAGPPVGQQRWLRPQPVLPWLQTYNATFPRPSCMQACAGEFAKMCPPKVSEDCLYLNIFVPRSVNFSSPTETQRPVLVWIHGGDFIAGSASRPVYDGRFISNYSNTVVVNVEYRLGAFGFLVTGKDPEISSVGNYGILDQQAALVWIKNNIRVFAGDPKSVTLVGESAGAQSVALHLMMRSSEFLFSQAAIQSLPFSIPLKTRWDAQRLGKDFARMGNCSVSDMICLRSLSPHDVLRAQVKSGSKIVNPFRFLEVFETWGPYIDEVLIEDQPIAAFQRGYWQRNKPVIIGTTSEEGVIFVYGVFRKPVSVMESMAYATAIFKQHTFTVLHKYLPMYLYTDRRTMLSQIVTDFVFLCPSRHSARSGVSLGAAMWMYVFDQALSDHRMWAGITFCYDRVCHGAELPFLFDSAPIANLTFKPAEARLANRMLCYWGAFAHCGDPNSRTHQSSFCRDQRLPVWPKYTFDNGWPIMNLTIPAHAQHGSRDHICDFWDKLDIY; this is encoded by the exons ATGATGGTTATCGATCATCTCAGTGATGAAAACTTGCTCAGTACTCAGCTCAGCAATAACATCATCGGTGCAGATGGACCCAGTGGGTTGGAGTTGGATTGGGATGGAGGTAAAGTGATGGGTTTGCCCTTAGACTCTGGACAGTCTGAGGCTAAAAGCACTGTGATTGATGATGGCATTTTCAGTCCCACTAACACTGATGAGtccagtgagagtgagaaaggccATGCTGAAATTGGTCATGTTGACATCGCAGAGAGTATTCCAGGCAATCATGTTGAAAGTGACATTGCTAAATCCAGTGCTATAAGACATGTTGAAATTGACAGTGTTGAACCTACTGATTATTTTAGAAGTGACAGTATTGAATCTGCTGAGAGTAAATCCGCTGACAACATTGGGAGTGAAAGTGTTGAATCATCTGATCATGTTGGAGGTGAAAGTGTTGAATCAGCTGATCATGTTGGGAGTGAAAGTGTTGAATCATCTGATCATGTTGGGAGTGAAAGTGTTGAATCCAGTGCTGATGAGTCGGAGGGGCCAGTGGTGCGAGTGCATGGGGGCAGCGTACGCGGCCTCACGCTGGACAAAGCCCACGTCTTCTACGGAATCCCGTACGCGGGCCCCCCAGTGGGGCAGCAACGCTGGCTACGACCCCAAcctgtgttgccatggttacagacGTACAACGCCACCTTCCCCCGGCCGTCGTGCATGCAGGCGTGTGCCGGAGAGTTCGCTAAGATGTGCCCTCCAAAG gtaagTGAAGACTGCCTGTACTTGAATATATTTGTTCCTCGGAGTGTGAACTTCTCGTCGCCAACGGAAACACAGCGGCCAGTCCTGGTGTGGATCCATGGTGGTGACTTCATCGCAGGCTCTGCCTCCCGACCAGTCTATGACGGACGCTTCATCAGTAACTATAGCAACACAGTGGTGGTCAACGTGGAGTATCGCTTGG gtgcgTTTGGATTTCTGGTCACAGGCAAAGACCCAGAGATTTCGTCTGTTGGGAATTATGGGATATTGGACCAGCAGGCTGCCCTAGTGTGGATTAAAAACAACATTCGAGTTTTTGCAGGAGatccaaagagt gtgacttTGGTCGGTGAGAGTGCGGGTGCTCAGTCTGTTGCCCTCCACCTGatgatgaggagcagtgagttTCTATTCAGCCAAGCCGCCATCCAGAGTCTGCCATTCTCCATACCACTCAAAACCAG gtgggATGCTCAGAGGCTGGGTAAAGACTTTGCTCGCATGGGAAACTGCTCCGTGTCTGACATGATCTGCCTGAGAAGTCTCAGCCCTCATGATGTGCTCCGAGCTCAGGTCAAATctg GATCAAAGATAGTAAACCCCTTCCGGTTTCTGGAGGTGTTTGAGACCTGGGGTCCGTATATTGATGAGGTGTTGATAGAGGACCAGCCAATAGCAGCCTTCCAGAGAGGCTACTGGCAGAGGAACAAACCTGTCATCATCG GTACCACCTCAGAGGAGGGGGTGATCTTTGTGTACGGGGTCTTCAGGAAGCCGGTGTCCGTGATGGAGAGCATGGCCTACGCTACCGCCATCTTTAAACAGCACACATTCACCGTTCTGCACAAGTACCTGCCCATGTACCTCTACACTGACCGCCGCACCATGCTGtcacag ATTGTGACAGACTTCGTCTTCCTGTGTCCATCGCGCCACTCTGCCCGCTCAGGCGTCTCGCTGGGCGCCGCCATGTGGATGTACGTGTTTGACCAGGCCCTATCAGACCACCGCATGTGGGCGGGGATCACGTTCTGCTATGACCGCGTCTGTCACGGCGCCGAACTTCCCTTCCTGTTTGACTCCGCCCCCATAGCCAATCTGACGTTCAAGCCGGCCGAGGCGCGGTTGGCCAATCGGATGCTCTGTTACTGGGGGGCCTTCGCCCACTGTGGAGATCccaactcacgcacacaccagaGCTCATTCTGCAGAGACCAACGACTTCCTGTTTGGCCCAAATACACCTTTGACAATGGCTGGCCAATCATGAACCTCACTATCCCTGCCCATGCCCAGCACGGCTCCAGAGACCACATCTGTGACTTCTGGGACAAACTGGACATCTACTAA
- the bbs10 gene encoding Bardet-Biedl syndrome 10 protein translates to MTGDDSGYVRSTLAVVSALEAVVLRSFGPNGGMVLFTRDTGEVLLTRHGQRILKSLQLEHPIARMVVDCIQAHCTWTADGSKSFLLLLTSLLRRIHAHSKSCREMSNARARQLANQLLCLCHEGLEDVVMRQVALCVSSLYSSSYRGDTLAGLISGYMAGRVGIGQADVLTPIICQFYQKWNVGRGMAEPIRFIHSHFPVLHSTVLGLPIGRSCVQEGLLLGCDWTVFFERKSEEPIRVMAFSDDVFAADEVVSVFENCMYDSHAAGRRLCECLEELGVCVLLSPVKCPDLLLQWARQKQLCVAECVDPPLLDLLCQLSQSRAAPVGRVATVTSVSRVVLGGHRLARVGITPPHTPRPPGEHHVLHPHTLLLCAPGPGPLDQCLNACQGVFTMLRSVCEDEHTLTALKQPQNSPTDQSEKTPLNPVQSHPSTDQSEKTPLNPVQSHPSTDESEKTPLNPVQSHPSTDESEGTLPVLAPSSDQWHTLLCSGHFVPVGGVFEVLLHHFLLSSDWVAEPQVRHLLAESVQSVPRTLYSHKPRLFLQFQASLLDMLRSGPSHKPRSDGLESVSCKLQLLSSVLQCVCKLLSVDRVLHTRSPVNTHSHTTEKSHHEEDED, encoded by the exons ATGACAGGTGATGATAGTGGGTATGTTCGCTCGACACTGGCTGTGGTATCTGCGCTTGAGGCAGTCGTGCTGCGCAGTTTCGGACCAAATGGTGGCATGGTGCTCTTCACTCGCGACACTGGAGAGGTTTTGCTCACCCGTCACGGACAGAGGATTCTGAAGTCACTGCAATTGGAACACCCAATTGCCAg AATGGTTGTAGACTGCATTCAGGCACACTGCACATGGACAGCGGATGGCTCGAAGTCCTTTCTGCTTCTGCTAACCTCTCTACTCAGAAGGATTCATGCACACAGCAAATCATGCAGGGAAATGTCAAACGCTCGCGCCCGACAACTGGCCAATCAGCTACTGTGCCTCTGTCACGAAGGCCTGGAAGATGTCGTCATGCGTCAGGTGGCTCTGTGCGTCTCCTCACTGTACTCCTCCAGTTACCGTGGTGACACTCTGGCGGGGCTGATTAGTGGATACATGGCAGGAAGAGTTGGGATTGGTCAGGCCGACGTTCTCACACCAATTATCTGTCAGTTCTACCAGAAATGGAATGTGGGGCGGGGCATGGCAGAGCCGATCagattcattcactcacacttcCCTGTACTGCACTCCACAGTGTTGGGCTTGCCTATTGGCCGGTCGTGTGTGCAGGAGGGGTTGCTTCTGGGCTGTGATTGGACAGTGTTTTTTGAGCGCAAGAGTGAGGAGCCAATCAGAGTGATGGCATTCAGTGACGATGTGTTTGCTGCGGAcgaggttgtgagtgtgtttgagaactGCATGTATGACAGCCATGCGGCTGGGCGTcggctgtgtgagtgtcttgaggaactcggagtgtgtgtgcttctctctccgGTGAAGTGTCCAGATCTCCTCCTGCAGTGGGCTCGTCAGAAGCAGCTGTGCGTAGCTGAGTGTGTGGACCCGCCTCTTCTGGACCTGCTCTGCCAGCTCAGCCAATCACGGGCTGCTCCCGTGGGCCGCGTTGCTACGGTGACATCGGTCAGCCGTGTTGTGTTGGGCGGACACAGGTTGGCCCGGGTGGGGATCACGCCACCACACACTCCTCGTCCCCCCGGTGAACACCACgtcctacacccacacacactcctgctgtgtGCTCCAGGACCCGGGCCGCTGGACCAGTGTTTGAATGCGTGTCAGGGAGTCTTCACGATGCTGCGCAGCGTGTGTgaggatgaacacacactcacagcactgaAGCAGCCTCAGAACTCTCccactgaccaatcagagaagacACCTCTTAATCCTGTCCAATCGCATCCCTccactgaccaatcagagaagacACCTCTTAATCCTGTCCAATCGCATCCCTCCACTGACGAGTCAGAGAAGACACCTCTTAATCCTGTCCAATCACATCCCTCCACTGATGAGTCAGAGGGCACTCTTCCTGTTCTTGCTCCTTCATCTGACCAATGGCATACGCTTCTGTGTTCTGGGCACTTTGTTCCAGTGGGTGGCGTGTTTGAAGTGCTGCTCCATCACTTCCTGCTGTCCTCTGATTGGGTGGCTGAGCCTCAGGTGCGCCACTTATTGGCCGAGTCTGTGCAGAGCGTGCCCAGAACTCTCTACTCTCACAAGCCCCGCCTTTTCCTGCAGTTCCAGGCCTCCTTATTGGACATGCTCCGCTCTGGCCCCTCCCACAAACCCCGGTCAGATGGACTGGAGAGTGTGTCGTGCAAACTGCAGCTTTTGAGCTccgtgctgcagtgtgtgtgcaagctgctGTCTGTGGACCGAGTGTTACACACTCGCtcacctgtgaacacacactcacacacaacagagaaatCACAccatgaggaggatgaggattga